The genome window tattagaTATTCTTACAAGGGTAATCCTTTATATGCAACAAAtgattttcaaaataaaaataaaaataatatatattccagagaatatgatgataaaaaaaaatctattacttttgaaaatgtaccaaattgttatatttgtaaaaaaagaaaagttTTTGAATTTCAAGTTTTATCCACAATAATTaactatttaaaaataaaaaataacaatttagACAATCAAGAATCTCAAAAAAATCTCAAATTTATgactataaatatatatacttgtGAAAACAATTGTGATGTATTTGATGTTAACATTACAAAACAGAGAACAAATGTCCCACCTCTAGGCCGATATATACAGGAATATGTGCATGTAGAAGTGGAAAATtgatatcattattataatattcgAGGGTATAAAATCCTAGATGctttaaagaaaaattgtaaatCTAAAAATGGGCAAacatacaaaataataaacacatttataaattaactaaaaatatatttgtttttcattgttttaattaatttcatttgttatttgtacataaatatattgtgtGATTTTTCtgatatttctttttttaaaacacaATAACAGTTTTAccaaatacatatattttttaatattataccTAACTATACATTTCAttgttataaatatataacgtgaataatatatttcaagatttataaaaaatgcatatttttatttattataccatctcctatatataattaatatctATAAATTGATTATTTActtaaacaaaatataaataaaataatatagtaaaataataaaacgtTTGTCAGAATATGTACACATATTTGTGATAAGGCATAACTGtgtaatattaaaatgaaCCTTTAAATATGCTGTGAAAAAAGTAGAGTATtcgatattttttataacagtatttaagaataatatcataaaggaaatatgtaattactaaaatggaaatggttgatttttttttttaatttaataatatacaatataatacttttagatgttcataaaaaatgtgaaaaaaaaaataatcctTTAATGCAGTAAATATATCGAaacgaaaataaaaaataaagtaaagaagaaaaagtATTTCATAATGTcacaatttaaatattttaatttaaacttgtattataaaaaacatgtAAGTTgtgtatgtatgtatgtataaatattatattttagcAAAAAAGTGTATGTGAAATCATGTATCTTCTGTGTGAATAAATGGGCTTTGAATTTTTGTTGGCAAAATGAAAGTAAAATTCAAGGGAAAGAATAAAAAGCAGAATTATgtacattattttaaaaaataaaataaattatatatgcatatattttatttactttGCCTTTTTATACAACATTGTTTattctcattttttatatgatttttcccattaaaatttgtgtatttttatttattttttatttgccCTTTAATTTTAACTGTATCGAAAAGCATTTTTCTCATTTACTTATAAGGATTATCCACATTTGATAAAACAAGCCATAtggttataaaaaatataaacataatttACCATATgcttattatatatacatattaattttCGTATATTCTAAATGCACTAATTAAAGGCCCCAAATATTGAAACTCCGGCAAATCAAAAATTGCATAACTATATATGCAGATATGTGAATTTAAACTAATATACTGCTTTTATGAATTAATATACATGAATAGTATATAAATTGGCGCAcctctaaaaaaaattaacgaaaatatattaaaaaaatggaagcaaaataataaccttattaatatttttcagcatatatataaataaatggaaaaattaACTCTTATACTAAGAATATCCAAATGATAATGTAAATTGTAAATTCCTTGTGCACATTTTGggttttatttcattattattttattataatatatttattaaattaacaATTGTATTGGCAAATACTGtttaacataaaatatatatttttttttctctcataatttttctttactCCTTTAATATGCTAAATGTTTTAAtacttatttttcattaattatatatatcgcacaaatataattatgtatatatatataaccccaaaataataaaatgacaATATTGTATGTTTAGGttttaaatattgtatatatggTCGATTTTTCTATTCTCCccttttaaaagaaaaacgCTATTATTTGGCGatgtaaatatacatacacTTTTGCGTTATGCATATGAcctaatatatttatatatgtgcaaTATCTTGaatataattgtatataaCATTGCaagtaatatattataacatTGTATACacacaatatatattacattatttatatcccCACTTTATTAAGCTCCtagaaaatacaaaatgaaaattctTTGGGGAAACACAATTGCTAttgtcattttttatttcttgaaaaatacaaatgCAATACAGTTATATGGaaatgatttaaaatttgACGAAAGTTTTAAACCTAAAATAGCTtctgataaaaaaaaaattttagaaGACAATCAATTTCAAGAATCCttaaaatcatttttaaaaaataatggaaatgacgattttttaaaaaaaaatgcaaatgaaaatgaaaacataTTTGGATCTGATAAATTTATTGAAGATAATAAAGAattcataaataaacaaattttatctGACTTATATagtaattttattattacagtAGTAAATGATAATACTTTAAATTTCTTGGATAATATTAAGTctaataatgaagaaaatactGAATTCCAAATAGAATTTGAAGAAAGTTGTtctccatttttttgtgaaaaaGTTATGAAAGCAAAAGAAATTGaatctaaaaataaaagcaaTGAAAGGGAAATCGTTTTACATCAAAATGATAACTCgaataaagaaattattgataatatgaatcaatctgaacaaaataatgatatagaTAATCAGAATAATGAAGAATTATTTGCTAATCTTGATTCTATACTTGATAAGACAAACCCTAACGGAAAAGGAGATGTAGATGCTATCTATTCCCGAGAAATTGATGGCAATCaagataaacaaaaaataattttaacagATGGAACGAATGTATATGTATTAGAAGAAGTAGTACAAGATAACAATAACTTTATGgatgaacaaaatataaatcttAGAAATGGGGAtcaagaaataaaaatgcatataccccaaaacaataataaagtagaaaataatgatattaatgaattttttgaaaataaagatatattaaataattttaatttatatgataatgataataatggGGATGGATATGTTAATAGTGTTTATACAGATAGTGAAAGAGGAATTAACGAACATAAAATGGATTATAACGAAAATtctgaaaataaaaatgaaaatatatctgATAGTATTGATGAAAGTATATTGAATATGACTGAAGAAGAATTATCACAAAAAATTTTTGATGATATAAAGATGAACAATGAGGATAAAATAGAATGTCATAATTATTCTAATAGCCAAGATAAATGCAatagttttaaaaaatgtacttttgttaatattgACAATAAAGATGTTTGCTTCTTGGATTACAATTACATGCTTTTCTTAAAAAACACAAATTGTACTTTGCAATCGAAGTCCTCTCTACTCTCCATCTCAAAGGATCTACTCCAGTATGACGCACAACTTTacattttgttcattttgttcatttcgttcatttttttcattttttcccttttttttgcttttcCACGCAGGAACGAAATTATCAACAGACAAATGTTCCAACTACTAAGAAACAGCagcaataataattttatttgtgaCACAATTACTTATTCATTCCTTACAAGTGTTGTTGACAATACAAATTATGATGACATATTTTCTTAGATTGAACTTTTAAGGAGCTATACACACGGCTAGccaatttgaaaaaattgcaCACATGTCCCTTTTAAAATgtttgtaataaaaattgtgcATATGTATAAACGCTTTGACAGAGAAATAAGTAAAGAGgatttcattaatatattacttCCATATCAACTAAtattctaatttttttcctttttatgacttttacatttttttttttttaactatgtcattttaatatatatttaaatacaCACACACcaaatataacatttatatatgcatagtCATacttatgcatatatataattgtttgCATGCTGTGGtgctatatatatgcatggaTGCATTATagtatgcatatatgtgtatactttcattaattttgcaaaaatgcattttttttttctaatcgctaaaacaaacaatattttagtaagctcttctttatttcacttttttaagaatattaaaataatgtataGAAAATATGTTGTATGCATATATCTGTACAAATGTGTAAATACACTGGGTACTATAAAGGGGTTTATTCGAGGCTTTTTATGGAGAAAACTttaagtttatttttaaattgttttgacttcttatgataaatataatatataaattatctaataacataaaattattgaCACGTtcgtaatttttttttaattttgaatttttacttattaatttaaaaacacaaagaaatattatggGAATTCTTTGGATGGGTGCAAAGGACCTAATTTCGATTGCTATCATGCATGCTGTGcatttttagaaaaataaattaaattaaattaaattaaaattaagaaagtagaaaaaaaaatgaacaaattaaaagttttgaattcaaatttttgttttcaaaaataaaatcattGAAATACGCGAAAGGGAAACAGCCAAAataacatattattttatgtaaatttttttgtgataaaaaaaaaacactaACAATTTTATACTTGTGAATAATGTCTTTATTAAAAGATCAATATTTAGAAGAGGTTAACAAAAGAATTATTGATAGTaccataaaaaaatgtagtAAATTTTACAATGCTCGAATTCTTGAAGCTATTAAAATACGATggttaaaaatttatgagcaaaaattaaaaaatatgaacaattctatggaaaatacaaatgaaaatattgaggacaaaaataaaaatcaaaacAGTAAGTTTTAAATTTTACATTGTATAACAAAAATCGTCTTTTACTTATAAAAGTAAATTTGCATATAAGCATTATCAGATtcctatttttatttcatataattttttcgacatttttattttactatttcCACACATTCCTAATGCCAGATAACGATTTTGACGACGATGAATTTGAAGATGCTGAAGTGgaagaaaaacaaattgCTGATTTTTCTGAACACGTTGATGATGAAAATCATGGTAATTTTACACATAAACGAacttatttcatttatatttttatttattgtttacttttattttatttttattagaaGAATTGAACGATTTAGATGATGTTTCTATAAGTGATCTAAGTGATGTAGACCCTCCAACAAATAATGTTATTGTTGCAATATCAGAAAAGGTATAAAGAGCTATCTATATAAATCCAAGCATATCTATGcgtataaattttattaacagacatattatatatacatatttatttgcaCACACGTTTTAAACTGATATactatatgtatattatttcctttGTTTACCAATATAGATATCAAAGCCATGTGGGAGAAGAAATGCTAACAACAACTGGAAAATTAAACTTAAAGGTGGATTAATGAAggtttgttttttttatttatatttgttaattttattaaatatatattttttatgtttaacttaatttttcataaatagtgacataaaaattgtaaaaactattttttataggtGGATGGAAAAGAAATGTTTTTTCGAAGTTTACAAGGAGACCTTGAATTTTGacatgaatatttttttttttcattattatcatgattaaattattattattattgttccATTATTCCTGTGacaattttattgttttatttattttaattttttttttacttccttttaaaaacttaaattttaaaatatttttattccgTTAAATACCTATACGGTATAAGCAGAATTTCCTAATATATTCaactaaaaaataagaaaaacaTTATCATCGTTTAttctattatttgtattgcgttggatatatattatagcatatattttatgcaacgaaaaaaaatttttttttttgcatgtGTATTTGTGtgtataatttgttttctcctttttttcatttattatttttcataatgtATGggcttttaatttttaaataattcacTTTTATTATGAGTAGGATCTTGGGCGCCACTAGAAATATATGgttaaaaatgaacaaacaataataaaaaatacgaGATATAACAAGCTTGATTTTGCATTTGAATATATGcctatattattatcgttattcatttctatatatacattaattTATCTTATTTGTACAGTTTGGTAGGTGGGGGCACTGACTCCCTATGTTTAAGTTACTACTTACAAAAAAGGAAggttaatataaaattattagcaattaaaaaaaaatgcaggTTAATAAATACTCGTTATTATAAATCGAATATAATCGAAGGGGGTATGTATTACTCCTTTactttaaataataaatttgatttgtttttttcactCATAAAGGATTTAAATATGGAACCACAaagtaatattttatataataattcaaatgaatatatttatgtcaatattataagtt of Plasmodium berghei ANKA genome assembly, chromosome: 6 contains these proteins:
- a CDS encoding transcription initiation factor IIA subunit 1, putative, with translation MSLLKDQYLEEVNKRIIDSTIKKCSKFYNARILEAIKIRWLKIYEQKLKNMNNSMENTNENIEDKNKNQNNNDFDDDEFEDAEVEEKQIADFSEHVDDENHEELNDLDDVSISDLSDVDPPTNNVIVAISEKISKPCGRRNANNNWKIKLKGGLMKVDGKEMFFRSLQGDLEF